One Pararhizobium sp. IMCC3301 DNA segment encodes these proteins:
- the ccoN gene encoding cytochrome-c oxidase, cbb3-type subunit I — protein MRNATPAIFVGLATILAFIGAGLGQDEPFRAHMWVLVLVLGLATIVLMRRVQFAPAGQRLAGREVGQNAYMDEVIRYGVIATSFWGLVGFLVGVIAASQLAWPVLNIEPWFNFGRLRPLHTSAVVFAFGGNALICSAFYVVQRTSRARLWGGDLAWFVFWGYQLFIVMAATGYLLGITQSKEYAEPEWYVDLWLTIVWVAFLAVFLGTIVKRKEPHIYVANWFFLSFIVTVAMLHVVNGLSMPVSLLGSKSYSVFSGVQDALTQWWYGHNAVGFFLTAGFLGMMYYFVPKQANRPIYSYRLSIIHFWGLIFLYIWAGPHHLHYTALPDWAQTLGMVFSIMLWMPSWGGMINGLMTLSGAWDKVRTDPILRMMVISLAFYGMSTFEGPMMSIKAVNSLSHYTDWTIGHVHSGALGWNGMITFGALYYLAPKLWGRTRLYSLRMVNWHFWLATLGIVVYAAVMWVSGITQGLMWREYDSQGYLVYSFAETVAAMYPYYVMRVIGGLLYLSGGLIMAYNIYMTIKGKLRDEVPLVDSSAPSRPLSAAGAAE, from the coding sequence ATGCGCAATGCAACACCCGCCATCTTCGTTGGTTTGGCAACTATTCTGGCCTTTATTGGCGCTGGATTGGGGCAGGATGAGCCCTTCAGAGCCCATATGTGGGTCCTGGTTCTCGTTCTGGGGCTGGCAACAATTGTGCTCATGCGGCGCGTGCAATTCGCGCCGGCAGGGCAGAGACTTGCAGGCCGGGAGGTCGGCCAGAACGCCTATATGGACGAGGTCATCCGTTATGGTGTGATCGCCACCTCTTTCTGGGGTCTGGTCGGATTTCTGGTTGGCGTTATTGCAGCCTCGCAGCTGGCCTGGCCGGTGCTGAATATCGAGCCCTGGTTCAATTTCGGCCGACTGCGCCCATTGCACACTTCCGCTGTGGTCTTTGCCTTTGGCGGCAATGCCCTGATCTGTTCCGCGTTCTATGTGGTGCAGCGCACCTCGCGCGCCCGTCTTTGGGGCGGCGATCTGGCATGGTTCGTGTTCTGGGGCTACCAGCTGTTCATCGTCATGGCGGCGACCGGCTATCTGCTCGGAATCACCCAATCGAAGGAGTATGCCGAACCGGAATGGTATGTTGATTTGTGGCTGACCATTGTCTGGGTTGCCTTTCTGGCGGTGTTTCTGGGAACTATCGTCAAACGCAAAGAGCCGCATATTTATGTAGCAAACTGGTTCTTTCTGTCCTTCATCGTCACCGTTGCCATGCTGCATGTGGTGAACGGGCTTTCCATGCCGGTCTCGTTGCTGGGGTCGAAGAGCTACTCGGTCTTTTCCGGTGTGCAGGATGCGCTGACACAGTGGTGGTACGGCCATAACGCTGTCGGCTTTTTCCTGACCGCCGGATTTCTCGGCATGATGTATTATTTCGTGCCCAAACAGGCCAACCGTCCGATCTATTCCTACCGGTTATCGATCATCCATTTCTGGGGCCTGATTTTTCTCTATATCTGGGCCGGCCCGCATCATCTGCACTACACCGCGCTGCCGGACTGGGCACAGACCCTTGGCATGGTGTTTTCGATCATGCTCTGGATGCCGTCCTGGGGTGGCATGATCAACGGCCTGATGACCCTGTCGGGCGCGTGGGACAAGGTGCGGACCGATCCGATTTTGCGGATGATGGTTATCTCGCTGGCATTTTACGGCATGTCGACCTTTGAAGGTCCTATGATGTCGATCAAGGCGGTGAACTCGCTGTCGCATTACACAGACTGGACCATCGGCCATGTCCATTCAGGTGCCCTTGGCTGGAATGGCATGATCACTTTCGGTGCTTTGTATTACCTGGCGCCAAAATTGTGGGGCCGGACCCGGCTGTACTCGCTGCGCATGGTGAACTGGCATTTCTGGCTGGCGACTCTGGGTATTGTTGTCTATGCCGCTGTGATGTGGGTTTCCGGGATCACCCAGGGTCTGATGTGGCGCGAATATGATTCCCAGGGCTATCTGGTCTACTCCTTCGCGGAGACCGTGGCTGCGATGTATCCCTACTATGTGATGCGGGTTATCGGCGGGCTGCTGTATCTGTCCGGCGGGCTGATCATGGCCTACAATATTTACATGACCATCAAAGGCAAATTGCGGGACGAGGTTCCACTGGTTGATTCTTCGGCACCATCCCGTCCGCTGAGTGCTGCCGGCGCGGCCGAATAG
- a CDS encoding hemerythrin domain-containing protein — translation MPERRSAVIHPLSREQIRSTLDRYFKSQLGVCAALEDIADSLPNNFSRNNCLLTAQRIRQIIRKAHIFEEDYLFPLLLDEAGNQPELEPVLARLRAEHCEDESFADEIVDALEELATVGVSNIDKLSYMLRGFFEGLRRHIAFEKEHLLPLLTQKGTPA, via the coding sequence ATGCCGGAAAGAAGGAGTGCGGTCATTCACCCGCTGTCGCGGGAGCAGATTCGCTCGACACTGGACAGGTATTTCAAGAGCCAGCTTGGTGTATGCGCCGCGCTGGAAGACATCGCCGATTCATTGCCAAATAATTTCAGCCGCAATAATTGTCTTCTCACGGCGCAGCGCATTCGCCAGATCATCCGCAAAGCCCACATTTTTGAAGAGGACTATCTGTTTCCCCTGCTGCTTGACGAAGCTGGCAACCAGCCCGAGCTGGAACCGGTTCTGGCCAGACTTCGTGCTGAACATTGTGAGGACGAGAGTTTTGCGGACGAGATTGTCGATGCTCTGGAGGAGCTGGCAACAGTCGGTGTCAGCAATATAGACAAATTGTCTTATATGCTGCGCGGTTTCTTTGAGGGATTGCGGAGGCACATTGCTTTTGAAAAGGAACATCTTTTGCCGCTTTTGACGCAGAAGGGGACACCGGCATGA
- the hemN gene encoding oxygen-independent coproporphyrinogen III oxidase, with the protein MIDHKAVLAAHPASVPRYTSYPTAPQFREGTGAVLMNALLDDFPAHEPVSVYLHIPFCDRLCWFCGCHTKYTLKYAPVKTYLGYLRREIELYAARLAVRPHLKSLHLGGGSPSLLKLQDMVALRTSLAGAFQITPDTEISIEIDPSDTNDELYDGLVALGVTRASIGVQDFDPQVQQAINRPQSFEQTRDVVQRLRKIGITSLNIDALYGLPLQTSARLRDTLEKCRDLDPDRMALFGYAHIPWIKKHQKMIQEADLPGRYERFEQARMASKFLQNAGYRAIGIDHFAKPADALSKAAVAGTLHRNFQGYTTDNCRTMLGFGASSIGRSDGGYVQNIVATGQYQGCVEQGQLPVLKGAALSLDDKIRSHIIERLMCDFSICFTSLESKFGEAALPYRDEAAQLAAQDRFGLCSFSGNALTIPLSARAFARIVASGFDAYYTRGTAQYSQAV; encoded by the coding sequence ATGATTGATCATAAGGCTGTCCTTGCAGCCCATCCCGCCTCTGTTCCGCGTTATACCAGCTATCCCACCGCACCGCAGTTCCGCGAGGGCACCGGAGCGGTTCTGATGAACGCCCTGCTGGACGACTTCCCTGCCCACGAGCCGGTCTCGGTCTATCTCCACATTCCATTTTGCGACCGGCTGTGCTGGTTCTGTGGATGCCACACCAAATACACGCTGAAATACGCCCCGGTGAAAACCTATCTGGGCTATCTGCGCCGTGAAATAGAGCTATACGCCGCCCGGCTTGCAGTCAGGCCGCATTTGAAGAGCCTGCATCTGGGCGGTGGGTCACCAAGTCTGCTGAAGCTGCAGGACATGGTGGCGTTGCGCACCAGCCTTGCCGGTGCATTTCAAATCACGCCGGACACGGAAATCAGCATTGAGATCGACCCGTCCGACACCAATGATGAACTTTATGACGGGCTGGTTGCACTCGGGGTAACCCGCGCCAGCATCGGCGTGCAGGATTTTGATCCACAGGTCCAGCAGGCTATCAACCGTCCGCAGAGTTTCGAACAGACCCGGGATGTGGTTCAACGCCTGCGCAAGATCGGCATTACCTCTCTCAACATTGATGCGCTTTACGGCTTGCCGTTGCAGACCTCTGCCCGGCTGCGCGATACGCTTGAAAAGTGTCGCGATCTTGATCCCGACCGCATGGCACTTTTCGGCTATGCTCACATTCCCTGGATCAAAAAGCACCAGAAAATGATCCAGGAGGCAGATCTGCCAGGCAGATATGAGCGCTTCGAACAGGCCCGGATGGCATCGAAGTTTCTGCAAAATGCCGGATACAGAGCCATTGGCATCGATCATTTTGCCAAGCCGGCCGACGCCCTGTCGAAAGCGGCTGTTGCTGGCACACTGCACCGCAATTTTCAGGGTTACACCACAGATAACTGCCGCACCATGCTCGGCTTTGGTGCCTCGTCGATTGGCCGCTCGGATGGCGGTTATGTGCAGAACATAGTTGCCACCGGGCAGTATCAGGGGTGCGTGGAACAGGGCCAATTGCCAGTTTTGAAGGGTGCGGCGCTGAGCCTCGATGACAAAATCCGCAGCCATATCATCGAACGGCTGATGTGCGATTTCAGCATCTGCTTTACCAGCCTTGAAAGCAAGTTTGGCGAAGCCGCACTGCCCTATCGCGACGAAGCCGCGCAACTGGCCGCGCAGGACCGGTTCGGGCTTTGCAGTTTTTCCGGCAATGCCCTGACCATTCCCCTGTCGGCGCGGGCCTTTGCCCGCATTGTCGCATCAGGTTTTGACGCCTATTACACTCGCGGTACTGCGCAATATTCGCAGGCCGTCTGA
- a CDS encoding Crp/Fnr family transcriptional regulator → MEADVPDDSRKDIHNSDVPVLCRACEARHRGVCGALTPVQLSGLAKHTKKTNHVADSELLASGEDSYHYSNVIKGVVKLTKLMADGRQQIVGLQFSPDFLGRPFRKQNDSYAEAANQVHLCSFPRTVLDDMVKQSPELEHRLHQQALKQLDEARDLMLTLGRKTASEKVATFLHMIAIHKDPELDDESGQVEFELPLKRADIADFLGLTIETVSRQMTKLRKAGVIDIRNNRIILVPDLEALHDACEAQ, encoded by the coding sequence ATGGAGGCAGATGTGCCGGACGATTCCCGGAAAGATATACACAATTCAGACGTCCCCGTTCTCTGCCGTGCCTGTGAAGCACGGCATCGTGGGGTTTGTGGTGCGTTGACACCAGTGCAACTGTCAGGTCTGGCCAAACACACCAAAAAAACAAATCACGTGGCGGACAGTGAATTGCTCGCTTCGGGCGAAGATTCCTACCATTATTCGAATGTGATCAAGGGCGTGGTCAAACTGACAAAATTGATGGCCGATGGCCGCCAGCAGATTGTCGGGCTGCAATTTTCGCCGGATTTTCTCGGCCGGCCTTTCCGCAAGCAGAATGATTCCTATGCCGAGGCGGCGAATCAGGTTCACTTATGCTCGTTCCCGCGCACAGTTCTTGACGATATGGTAAAACAGTCGCCCGAGCTTGAGCACAGATTGCACCAGCAGGCCCTGAAGCAACTGGATGAAGCCAGGGATCTGATGCTGACGCTGGGCCGCAAGACCGCAAGCGAAAAAGTTGCCACCTTCCTGCATATGATCGCCATCCACAAAGACCCGGAACTCGATGACGAAAGCGGCCAGGTCGAGTTTGAATTGCCGCTGAAGCGTGCCGATATTGCCGATTTTCTCGGCCTGACAATCGAAACCGTCAGCCGCCAGATGACGAAGCTGAGAAAAGCCGGCGTGATTGATATCCGCAACAACCGGATAATCCTGGTGCCCGATCTTGAGGCGCTACACGATGCCTGCGAGGCGCAATAG
- a CDS encoding GntR family transcriptional regulator: protein MNIQAIQSNFARRTAADDIFDQLRAEIVSLRLEPGTKISEVEFASQFQVSRQPVREAFIRLSKMNLLQIRPQKATLVCKISDSEILNARFLRLAVELEVIRQACHTEGNPFESGFMSNLAAQEKALLAGEAAQFHALDYDFHNLICATADCEFAFETIADSKAHVDRLCMISLTSERGMNEVYQDHQQIYQALVRKDIAEMDRLTRLHICRLDQTLANARQRHPEYFED, encoded by the coding sequence ATGAATATTCAGGCAATTCAAAGTAATTTCGCGCGACGCACCGCGGCAGACGATATTTTCGATCAATTGCGCGCTGAAATCGTGTCGTTGCGCCTTGAACCCGGCACCAAAATATCCGAGGTCGAATTTGCCAGTCAGTTTCAGGTGTCGCGCCAGCCGGTACGTGAAGCATTTATCCGGCTAAGCAAAATGAATTTGCTGCAAATCCGGCCGCAGAAAGCGACCCTTGTCTGCAAAATTTCCGACAGCGAAATCCTCAATGCACGCTTCCTGCGCCTGGCGGTCGAGCTGGAAGTCATCCGGCAAGCCTGTCACACGGAAGGTAACCCGTTTGAATCTGGCTTTATGAGTAATCTGGCCGCTCAGGAAAAGGCTCTGCTAGCCGGCGAGGCCGCGCAATTTCATGCCTTGGACTATGATTTTCACAATCTCATCTGCGCCACAGCCGATTGCGAATTCGCTTTCGAGACCATTGCCGACAGCAAGGCGCATGTCGACCGGCTTTGCATGATCAGCCTGACTTCCGAACGCGGCATGAATGAGGTCTATCAGGACCACCAGCAGATTTATCAGGCGCTGGTGCGCAAGGACATTGCCGAAATGGACCGTCTGACGCGGCTGCACATTTGCCGCCTCGACCAGACCCTTGCCAATGCCAGACAGCGCCACCCGGAATATTTCGAGGACTGA
- a CDS encoding SDR family NAD(P)-dependent oxidoreductase — protein MMTLEGKTAIVTGGGRDIGRACALRLAQEGARVAINYHASGDGAASAVEEIIANGGEAFALQGDLTKDSDPAHLVAETQSRFGPQINVLIHVTGGLVARKTIAEMDVDHWNHIMNLNTTSLFRMVKAVEPHMPDGSSIVSFASQAGRDGGGPGAVAYATSKGAVMTMTRGLAKEFAPRIRVNTICPGMIDTDFHNIFTKDEVRAKVADGTPLKREGLPVDTANLAVFLSSDQAAFMTGTSVDINGGILFS, from the coding sequence ATTATGACCCTTGAAGGCAAGACTGCAATTGTAACCGGTGGAGGCCGGGATATCGGCCGGGCCTGCGCCCTTCGTCTTGCGCAGGAAGGTGCCAGAGTGGCCATCAATTATCACGCCAGTGGCGATGGCGCCGCCTCTGCGGTTGAGGAAATCATCGCCAATGGCGGAGAGGCGTTTGCGCTGCAGGGCGATCTGACCAAGGACAGTGACCCAGCGCATCTCGTCGCGGAAACTCAGTCGCGTTTTGGACCGCAGATCAATGTCCTGATCCATGTGACCGGCGGCCTGGTGGCGCGCAAGACCATTGCTGAAATGGATGTCGACCACTGGAATCACATCATGAACCTCAACACCACGTCGCTGTTCCGCATGGTGAAAGCGGTCGAGCCGCACATGCCGGATGGAAGTTCGATCGTCTCTTTCGCTTCGCAAGCTGGCCGCGATGGCGGCGGTCCCGGGGCCGTTGCCTATGCCACATCAAAGGGGGCGGTGATGACCATGACACGCGGTCTTGCCAAGGAATTTGCCCCGCGCATTCGCGTCAACACAATCTGCCCCGGCATGATTGACACGGATTTCCACAATATTTTCACCAAGGACGAAGTGCGCGCCAAAGTTGCCGATGGGACGCCTTTGAAACGGGAAGGCCTGCCAGTGGATACGGCCAATCTCGCCGTTTTCCTGTCGTCCGATCAGGCTGCATTCATGACCGGAACAAGCGTCGATATCAATGGCGGGATCCTGTTTTCCTGA
- a CDS encoding sensor histidine kinase codes for MSDTIPQKSKSNNIENLLEMAEIGAWELDTVTLHAWRNAYHDVIFGYDEMLPDWTFDQFLSHVVPRDRTRVADLFEHAVTQKISWSFECQIITAKGTQRFISVRGRYLENGSGSNPIFIGHVVDISQSKETEERLRDVLGELNHRVRNTLTVIQSIAKLSFPDGASIAEGRKAFTGRINALASAHTILTDHDWGGASLSEVAQVSLSPYCDIDNTLFATRGPQVWLPARYAVSLTLALNELATNAIRHGALSHPEGRVDLEWSAEGSEKGDRVDLIWTETGGPQVIASDRQGFGSILLQRVLPSELDGSVDMSFKPSGLTCTISFRLPEESSFTVSRA; via the coding sequence ATGTCTGACACTATTCCACAAAAGTCGAAATCCAATAATATTGAAAATCTGCTCGAAATGGCGGAAATCGGCGCGTGGGAACTGGACACGGTTACACTACACGCTTGGCGGAACGCGTATCACGATGTAATATTCGGCTATGATGAAATGCTGCCGGACTGGACGTTCGATCAGTTTTTGAGCCACGTAGTGCCAAGAGACAGAACGCGCGTCGCAGACTTGTTTGAACATGCAGTGACGCAGAAAATATCGTGGTCGTTTGAGTGCCAGATCATCACCGCTAAAGGGACACAGCGCTTCATCAGCGTGCGCGGTCGCTATCTGGAAAATGGAAGTGGCTCTAATCCGATCTTTATCGGACATGTCGTCGATATAAGTCAATCCAAGGAGACGGAAGAACGCCTGCGCGATGTGCTTGGTGAACTTAACCACCGGGTTCGCAATACGCTTACTGTCATTCAGTCAATTGCCAAATTGTCATTTCCCGATGGCGCTTCCATTGCCGAGGGACGCAAGGCCTTCACAGGTCGCATCAATGCTCTGGCTTCCGCCCACACAATCCTGACAGACCATGACTGGGGCGGAGCGTCCCTGAGCGAAGTGGCGCAGGTCTCGCTATCGCCCTATTGCGACATTGACAACACTCTGTTCGCGACCCGTGGGCCGCAGGTCTGGTTGCCCGCACGGTATGCGGTCAGCCTGACACTGGCGCTCAATGAACTTGCGACCAACGCCATCAGACACGGCGCGCTCAGCCATCCTGAAGGCCGGGTCGATCTGGAGTGGTCAGCAGAGGGTTCTGAAAAGGGCGACCGGGTAGATCTCATCTGGACTGAGACTGGCGGTCCGCAAGTAATTGCCTCGGACAGGCAGGGCTTTGGCTCGATCCTCCTGCAACGGGTTTTGCCTTCTGAACTGGATGGCAGCGTCGACATGAGTTTCAAGCCATCGGGTCTGACCTGTACAATCAGCTTTCGGCTCCCCGAAGAGAGTTCCTTCACAGTAAGCCGCGCCTGA
- a CDS encoding TAXI family TRAP transporter solute-binding subunit, giving the protein MKFFTLATGLAFAAMTHASIFTTEVNAQEDVNYILATASTGGTYYPVGVAIATLTKVKLQPKFKIGMAAINSAGSGENVRLLRENEAQFAILQGLYGYYAATGTGPVSADGPQEKLRSVSMLWQNVEQFVIAADLAETGTMSDLVALKGKPMALGSRNSGTVGSNAALLSGLGVDIETDYELVEGGYGPSANAVQDGKAAGLGTPAGVPTGAITQLFATVADKVKMLSFTEEQAKAADGGKDLWTPYLIPAGTYPGQDYDVNTIAQPNFLATSADVDEESVYLITKTIYENLAFLNAIHPATKAMALEKAIAGLPLPLHPGAARYYKEVGIDIPENLMAK; this is encoded by the coding sequence ATGAAATTTTTCACACTGGCAACAGGCCTTGCCTTTGCCGCGATGACGCATGCGTCCATTTTCACGACAGAAGTCAATGCGCAAGAGGACGTCAATTACATCCTGGCGACGGCATCTACAGGTGGCACTTATTATCCGGTCGGTGTTGCCATTGCGACCCTGACAAAGGTCAAACTGCAACCGAAATTCAAAATCGGCATGGCCGCCATCAACTCGGCCGGGTCGGGAGAAAATGTCCGCCTTCTACGTGAGAACGAAGCACAATTCGCCATTCTTCAGGGCCTTTACGGCTATTACGCTGCCACCGGCACCGGACCCGTGTCTGCTGATGGTCCACAGGAAAAGCTGCGTTCAGTGTCGATGCTCTGGCAGAATGTCGAGCAATTCGTCATCGCCGCCGATCTGGCAGAAACCGGCACAATGAGTGACCTGGTTGCCCTCAAGGGAAAACCGATGGCGCTCGGCAGCCGGAATTCTGGCACCGTTGGTTCAAACGCTGCGCTGCTCAGCGGCCTGGGTGTTGATATTGAAACCGATTACGAACTGGTCGAAGGCGGCTATGGGCCTTCGGCAAATGCGGTTCAGGATGGCAAGGCGGCTGGCCTAGGCACCCCGGCCGGCGTCCCCACCGGCGCAATTACCCAACTATTTGCCACTGTCGCGGACAAGGTGAAGATGTTGTCATTCACTGAGGAGCAGGCAAAGGCTGCGGATGGCGGCAAGGATCTGTGGACACCTTACCTCATTCCGGCCGGCACCTATCCCGGGCAGGATTACGATGTCAACACCATCGCCCAGCCGAACTTTCTGGCGACCTCTGCGGATGTCGATGAAGAATCCGTCTATCTCATCACCAAGACGATATATGAGAACCTGGCCTTTCTGAATGCAATCCACCCGGCCACCAAAGCCATGGCTCTGGAAAAGGCAATCGCCGGCCTGCCGCTGCCACTGCATCCCGGCGCAGCGCGTTACTACAAGGAAGTCGGCATCGATATTCCTGAAAACCTGATGGCGAAGTAA
- a CDS encoding TRAP transporter fused permease subunit yields the protein MRAETHTRNDLPATPNRAGSKALQWAISGLAVALSVSHLWMNSFGNVSTLWQNGIHFGGFAVLCALVSPISAHSWARHGLVRALDIGFGLAVGLAALYLVYAEDGIYDRGVRLVTMDWIAGTVVILGAIEFTRRTTGWIIPILIVLSLSYISFWGAHISGIFAFRGLSTETLMFRSIYGDDALFGSIARISSTFVFMFIIFGAFLLKSGAGEFIIDISRVVAGRTVGGPGFVAVLASGLTGTISGSAVANTASTGVITIPLMKRAGFAPKFAAGVEAASSTGGQLMPPIMGAGAFVMAAATQIPYTHIVAMSALPALLYFATVAFFVRIDAKRTNADLISGDDTPALLDVLKRGAPSFIIPVALLITLLVRGYTPTYAAGYAILACIAASWLTPHRMGPKAIFAALELGARNMIMTAILLTAVGLIVNVIATAGIGNTFSIMISSWADGNLLVALVLVALASLVLGMGLPVTAAYIVLGTLSAPALYQLILQSQITDLLIAGQVPQTAKAVFMIAVPEQLAALSAPMSQQAAAEIMASLPLETLVLLYDLLFDPSILMAALLSAHMIVFWLSQDSNVTPPVCLAAFTAAAIAKSPPMQTGFSAWKIAKGLYLVPLLFAYTPLLAGDWATMLEITIFALFGLWAIGAAIEGHWENPLDPVMRLAILLVGATLLWPLPTVWHMVALAGFAGLFAAHLRMRRPAIA from the coding sequence ATGCGCGCCGAAACGCATACCCGGAATGATCTGCCGGCCACCCCGAACCGGGCCGGCAGCAAAGCTCTGCAATGGGCCATATCCGGTTTGGCTGTTGCTCTGTCTGTCAGCCATTTATGGATGAATTCGTTCGGCAATGTCTCGACGCTCTGGCAGAACGGCATTCATTTCGGCGGCTTTGCTGTGCTGTGTGCTCTGGTCTCGCCGATATCGGCACACAGCTGGGCGCGTCACGGACTGGTCAGGGCACTTGATATCGGCTTTGGCCTCGCGGTCGGTCTGGCAGCGCTCTATCTGGTCTATGCGGAAGATGGCATTTACGATCGCGGCGTCCGTCTGGTGACTATGGACTGGATTGCCGGCACCGTGGTTATTCTCGGTGCCATCGAATTCACCCGCCGCACCACCGGCTGGATCATTCCGATCCTGATCGTGTTGTCTCTGTCCTATATCAGCTTCTGGGGCGCGCATATTTCCGGCATCTTTGCGTTTCGCGGCCTGTCGACCGAAACTCTGATGTTCCGCTCAATCTATGGCGATGATGCCCTGTTCGGCTCGATTGCCCGCATCTCATCCACCTTTGTCTTCATGTTCATCATTTTTGGCGCCTTCCTGCTGAAATCCGGTGCCGGCGAATTCATCATCGATATTTCCCGCGTTGTGGCCGGACGCACGGTCGGCGGACCCGGATTTGTCGCGGTACTGGCCAGCGGACTGACCGGAACCATTTCCGGCTCGGCGGTCGCCAATACGGCATCGACCGGGGTGATCACCATTCCTTTGATGAAACGAGCCGGCTTTGCCCCCAAATTTGCCGCCGGTGTTGAAGCCGCCTCATCCACCGGCGGGCAGTTGATGCCGCCGATCATGGGTGCGGGCGCATTCGTCATGGCCGCTGCGACGCAAATTCCTTACACCCATATTGTCGCGATGAGCGCGCTGCCAGCACTACTCTATTTTGCCACGGTAGCCTTTTTTGTCCGGATAGACGCCAAACGCACCAATGCGGATTTGATCTCCGGAGATGACACACCGGCCCTGCTTGATGTCCTCAAACGCGGAGCCCCGTCCTTCATCATTCCGGTAGCACTTCTGATCACCTTGCTGGTGCGCGGCTACACGCCGACCTACGCTGCCGGCTACGCCATTCTGGCCTGTATCGCCGCATCATGGCTGACCCCCCACCGCATGGGCCCGAAAGCAATTTTCGCGGCGCTTGAACTGGGCGCGCGCAACATGATCATGACCGCAATCCTACTGACCGCGGTCGGGCTTATTGTCAATGTCATAGCCACCGCCGGCATCGGCAACACTTTCTCGATCATGATATCCAGTTGGGCCGACGGCAATCTGCTGGTGGCTCTGGTGCTGGTGGCGCTGGCCTCGCTGGTTCTTGGCATGGGTCTGCCGGTCACCGCCGCCTATATCGTGCTGGGCACATTGTCTGCGCCGGCCCTGTATCAGCTCATTCTGCAATCGCAGATTACCGATCTTCTGATCGCCGGCCAGGTTCCGCAAACCGCGAAAGCCGTGTTCATGATTGCCGTGCCCGAGCAACTCGCCGCCTTGTCGGCCCCGATGTCACAACAGGCCGCGGCCGAAATCATGGCATCGCTGCCGCTGGAAACGCTGGTTCTGCTATATGATTTGTTGTTTGATCCATCAATTCTGATGGCAGCCTTATTATCGGCCCACATGATTGTGTTCTGGCTCAGCCAGGATTCCAACGTCACGCCACCGGTTTGTCTGGCCGCCTTTACCGCTGCTGCCATTGCCAAATCACCACCCATGCAAACCGGATTTTCCGCCTGGAAAATTGCCAAGGGGCTTTATTTGGTGCCGCTGCTGTTTGCTTACACCCCGCTATTGGCAGGGGACTGGGCCACCATGCTGGAAATCACGATCTTTGCCCTGTTCGGTCTTTGGGCCATTGGTGCCGCCATTGAAGGCCATTGGGAAAATCCGCTCGACCCGGTCATGAGACTGGCAATTCTGCTCGTTGGAGCAACGCTGTTGTGGCCACTGCCCACTGTGTGGCACATGGTTGCGCTGGCCGGATTTGCCGGACTGTTCGCTGCCCATCTGCGGATGCGAAGACCGGCCATCGCCTGA
- a CDS encoding DUF899 domain-containing protein, translating into MDLQKPVSRDEWLEARKALLLREKALTKARDELSALRREMPLCQVEKTYNFQSEEGRETLRQLFGPHRQLIIYHFMFGPNWHEGCPSCSFWADGFEGIDVHLAARDTAFVCVSNAPLDKLLAYRARLGWRFKWVSAADTGFSPDFAVSFHDGDQSLSATGYNYSGTFSADELPGVSVFIRDGETVFHSYSTYSRGLDMLNGAYHFLDLTPLGRQEEDLDWSMAWLKRRDAYD; encoded by the coding sequence ATGGATTTGCAGAAACCCGTTTCCAGAGACGAGTGGCTGGAGGCCCGCAAGGCTTTGCTGTTACGTGAAAAAGCCTTGACCAAGGCGCGCGATGAGCTCAGCGCATTGCGGCGCGAGATGCCGCTTTGTCAGGTTGAGAAAACCTACAATTTTCAGAGCGAAGAGGGCCGTGAGACATTGCGGCAATTGTTCGGGCCGCACCGGCAGCTCATCATCTACCACTTTATGTTCGGCCCGAACTGGCATGAAGGGTGTCCCAGTTGCTCTTTCTGGGCAGATGGTTTTGAAGGGATCGATGTCCATCTGGCGGCGCGCGATACGGCCTTCGTTTGTGTTTCTAATGCGCCACTGGACAAGCTACTGGCCTACCGCGCGCGTCTTGGCTGGCGTTTCAAGTGGGTTTCGGCAGCGGACACAGGCTTCAGCCCTGATTTCGCTGTGAGCTTTCATGATGGCGATCAGAGCCTGTCGGCCACAGGATATAATTATTCCGGCACATTTTCTGCTGACGAGCTTCCTGGGGTCAGCGTTTTCATTCGCGACGGTGAAACCGTGTTTCACAGCTATTCGACCTATAGCCGCGGTCTCGACATGCTGAATGGTGCCTATCATTTTCTCGACCTGACGCCGCTGGGGCGGCAGGAGGAAGATCTGGACTGGTCGATGGCCTGGCTGAAGCGCCGCGACGCCTATGACTGA